In the Aliarcobacter cryaerophilus genome, one interval contains:
- the metE gene encoding 5-methyltetrahydropteroyltriglutamate--homocysteine S-methyltransferase, which produces MSKNYVIGFPRIGEKRELKKVLEDYWAKKVDFSEVKYVAENLRKRHWTYQKEAKIDFIASNDFSLYDNMLDTTILLGAIPKRFQHLKDEELYFAMARGNQDCVAMEMTKWFNTNYHYIVPEISKDTKFSLNSKKVIEEYKEALELGINTKINLIGAITYLGLSKSVDNSDLFAHISSVVKVYKELLEQISKLNSEIVVQFDEPLFVKDLEPKVLSLLKPVYDELSNVSKNIKIVVTTYFEHSNEATKILVNTHIWALGLDFIHGVKNFETLEFIKNSNKVLIAGVIDGRNIWKSNFEDKLNLLNKISNVVSKDNIIVGTSCSLLHVPFTLSYEDNLDKEIKSWLAFANEKLKELNLVSKQFFGSKLSLEDIANIEKNRQDNIQRKVSTKIHNQKIQEEIKNLKKFEREDKFEDRIKAQREFFKYDFLTTTTIGSFPQTPEIRENRKNYKANLISKEEYETQIKKYIDDCVAFQDEIGLDILVHGEPERNDMVEYFGQLLEGFAFTQNAWVQSYGSRCVKPPVIFGDVSRPNAMTVEWIKYAQSKTSKVMKGMLTGPVTILNWSFVRDDIPRNEVTKQIALCINKEVDDLQNAGIKMIQVDEAAFKEGYPLRAENIKAYENWAVDNFRLSVSSAKANTQIHTHMCYSEFNDIIKTIEAMDADVISIETARSGNRLLKIFKEVNYKQEIGPGIYDIHSPRVPSVQEMVNQIKALIEVLPKEQLWINPDCGLKTRKWPEVKESLKNMVEAVKIVKNS; this is translated from the coding sequence ATGTCAAAAAATTATGTAATAGGTTTCCCAAGAATTGGAGAAAAAAGAGAACTAAAAAAGGTTTTAGAAGATTATTGGGCAAAAAAAGTTGATTTTAGTGAAGTTAAATATGTAGCAGAAAATTTGAGAAAAAGACACTGGACTTATCAAAAAGAGGCAAAAATAGATTTTATAGCTTCAAATGATTTTTCACTATATGATAATATGTTAGATACTACTATTTTATTAGGAGCAATTCCAAAAAGATTTCAACACCTAAAAGATGAAGAGTTATATTTTGCAATGGCTAGAGGAAATCAAGATTGCGTAGCAATGGAGATGACAAAATGGTTTAATACAAACTATCACTACATTGTTCCAGAAATTTCTAAAGATACAAAATTTTCATTAAACTCTAAAAAAGTTATAGAGGAGTATAAAGAGGCACTTGAGCTTGGAATTAATACAAAAATAAATTTAATTGGTGCAATTACTTATTTAGGATTATCAAAAAGTGTCGATAATAGTGATCTATTTGCACATATTTCTAGTGTTGTAAAAGTTTATAAAGAGCTTTTAGAACAGATTTCAAAATTAAACAGTGAAATTGTTGTTCAATTTGATGAGCCTTTGTTTGTAAAGGATTTAGAACCAAAAGTTTTATCACTTTTAAAACCAGTTTATGATGAGCTCTCAAATGTTTCAAAAAATATAAAAATCGTTGTAACTACTTACTTTGAACACTCAAATGAAGCTACAAAAATTTTAGTAAACACTCATATTTGGGCTTTAGGACTTGATTTTATTCATGGAGTTAAAAATTTTGAAACTCTAGAATTTATTAAAAATTCAAATAAAGTTTTAATTGCTGGAGTTATTGATGGTAGAAACATTTGGAAGAGTAATTTTGAAGATAAACTAAATCTTTTAAACAAAATCTCAAATGTAGTTTCAAAAGATAATATTATAGTTGGAACTTCTTGTTCACTTTTACATGTACCTTTTACATTAAGTTATGAAGATAATTTAGATAAAGAGATTAAATCGTGGTTAGCATTTGCAAATGAAAAATTAAAAGAGTTAAACCTTGTTTCAAAACAGTTTTTTGGCTCAAAACTATCACTTGAAGATATTGCAAATATTGAGAAAAATCGACAAGATAATATTCAAAGAAAAGTATCTACTAAAATTCATAATCAAAAGATTCAAGAAGAGATTAAAAATCTAAAAAAATTTGAAAGAGAAGATAAATTTGAAGATAGAATAAAAGCTCAAAGAGAGTTTTTTAAATATGATTTTTTAACAACTACAACTATTGGATCATTTCCTCAAACTCCAGAAATTAGAGAGAATAGAAAAAATTATAAAGCAAATTTAATTTCAAAAGAAGAGTATGAAACTCAAATAAAAAAATATATTGATGATTGTGTAGCATTTCAAGATGAAATCGGACTTGATATTTTAGTTCACGGAGAGCCTGAAAGAAATGACATGGTTGAATATTTTGGACAATTATTGGAAGGTTTTGCATTTACACAAAATGCTTGGGTTCAATCATATGGAAGTAGATGCGTAAAACCACCTGTTATTTTTGGTGATGTTTCAAGACCAAATGCTATGACTGTTGAGTGGATTAAATATGCTCAAAGTAAAACTTCTAAAGTTATGAAAGGTATGTTAACAGGACCTGTTACAATTTTAAATTGGTCATTTGTAAGAGATGATATTCCAAGAAATGAAGTAACAAAACAAATTGCACTTTGTATTAATAAAGAAGTAGATGATTTACAAAATGCTGGAATTAAAATGATTCAAGTTGATGAAGCTGCATTTAAAGAGGGTTATCCTTTAAGAGCTGAAAATATAAAAGCTTATGAAAATTGGGCGGTTGATAATTTTAGATTAAGTGTAAGTAGCGCAAAAGCTAATACTCAAATTCACACACATATGTGTTATAGTGAATTTAATGATATTATAAAAACTATTGAAGCTATGGATGCTGATGTTATCTCTATTGAAACTGCACGTAGTGGAAATAGACTTTTAAAAATCTTTAAAGAGGTAAACTATAAACAAGAAATAGGACCTGGAATTTATGATATTCATAGTCCAAGAGTTCCAAGTGTGCAAGAGATGGTAAATCAAATAAAAGCTTTAATTGAAGTTTTACCAAAAGAACAATTATGGATAAATCCAGATTGTGGATTAAAAACTAGAAAATGGCCAGAAGTTAAAGAGAGTCTTAAAAATATGGTTGAAGCTGTAAAGATTGTAAAAAATAGCTAA
- the trmD gene encoding tRNA (guanosine(37)-N1)-methyltransferase TrmD translates to MKFTFVTLFPNLIEPYLKDSILNRAVESNLISYDFYNPRDFTTNKHKKVDDAMVGGGAGMLLSCQPLFDCLEEIKRKDKEAYIIFPLAAAKPFRQNDAKRLANKKNIVMVSGRYEGIDERVIEKYANEVFSIGEYILTGGELPSLVMADAISRNVQGVLGNEASLDVESYENNLLEAPSFTKPENYENLFVVKEYLKGNHSRICDLKFQMSICRTKYYRPNKERR, encoded by the coding sequence TTGAAGTTTACTTTTGTTACACTTTTTCCCAATTTGATTGAACCATATTTAAAAGATTCTATTTTAAATAGAGCAGTTGAATCAAATTTAATAAGCTACGATTTTTATAATCCTAGAGATTTTACAACAAACAAGCACAAAAAAGTTGATGATGCTATGGTTGGTGGAGGAGCTGGAATGCTTCTATCATGCCAACCACTTTTTGATTGTTTAGAAGAGATAAAAAGAAAAGATAAAGAGGCATATATTATTTTTCCACTTGCTGCTGCTAAACCTTTTAGGCAAAATGATGCAAAAAGACTTGCAAATAAAAAAAATATTGTAATGGTTAGTGGAAGATATGAGGGAATTGATGAGAGAGTTATTGAAAAGTATGCCAATGAGGTTTTTAGCATTGGAGAGTATATCTTAACAGGTGGAGAGCTTCCATCACTTGTTATGGCTGATGCAATATCTAGAAATGTTCAAGGAGTGCTTGGAAATGAGGCTTCTTTGGATGTTGAGAGTTATGAAAACAATTTATTAGAAGCACCTTCTTTTACAAAACCAGAAAATTATGAAAATTTATTTGTCGTTAAAGAATATTTAAAGGGAAACCATAGTAGAATTTGCGACTTAAAATTTCAGATGTCCATTTGCAGGACGAAATACTATAGACCCAATAAGGAAAGACGATGA
- the rplS gene encoding 50S ribosomal protein L19, translating to MKNRYIASFEAAQIASKEVPAFRAGDTLRLGVEIKEGEKKRVQTFEGVVIGRSGNGVDATFTIRKLGANNIGVERIFPLYCESLQSIEVLRKGDVRRAKLNYLRALKGKAAKIRELKR from the coding sequence ATGAAAAACAGATATATAGCAAGTTTTGAAGCAGCTCAAATAGCTTCTAAAGAAGTTCCAGCGTTTAGAGCAGGAGATACATTAAGACTTGGTGTTGAGATTAAAGAGGGTGAGAAAAAAAGAGTTCAAACTTTCGAAGGTGTAGTAATTGGAAGAAGCGGAAACGGTGTTGATGCTACATTTACTATTAGAAAACTTGGAGCAAATAATATTGGTGTTGAGAGAATTTTCCCACTATATTGTGAGTCTTTACAATCTATCGAAGTATTAAGAAAAGGTGATGTAAGAAGAGCTAAACTTAACTACTTAAGAGCACTAAAAGGTAAAGCTGCAAAAATTAGAGAGCTAAAAAGATAA
- a CDS encoding DedA family protein — protein MLSQIINFIVETVGQLGYLGIFIMMFLESSFFPFPSEVVMIPAGYLAYKGEMNMYLVILFGILGSLAGAIFNYYFALKLGRRFLMRYGKYILISEDTILKMEEFFNKHGHISTFFGRLIPVVRQYISLPAGLSRMNLFVFSLFTSLGAGIWVAILAFLGYFLGGNEELIKEYLHQIIIALLVLIVIFSYLYYKFTKRKNRRKI, from the coding sequence TTGTTATCACAAATAATTAACTTCATTGTAGAAACTGTTGGTCAGTTAGGATATTTAGGTATTTTTATAATGATGTTTTTAGAGAGTTCTTTTTTTCCATTCCCATCAGAAGTTGTAATGATTCCAGCTGGATATTTAGCTTATAAAGGTGAGATGAATATGTACCTAGTAATTCTTTTTGGAATTTTAGGTTCGCTTGCAGGTGCAATATTTAATTACTATTTTGCTTTAAAGCTTGGAAGAAGATTTTTAATGAGATATGGAAAATATATCTTGATTAGCGAAGATACAATATTAAAAATGGAAGAGTTTTTTAATAAACATGGTCATATCTCAACATTTTTTGGAAGATTAATTCCAGTTGTAAGACAATATATCTCTTTACCAGCAGGACTCTCTCGAATGAATCTTTTTGTATTTTCACTATTTACAAGTTTAGGTGCTGGAATTTGGGTTGCTATATTAGCATTTTTAGGATATTTCTTAGGTGGAAATGAAGAGTTAATAAAAGAGTATTTGCATCAAATTATTATTGCTCTTTTGGTATTAATCGTTATTTTTAGCTATCTGTATTATAAATTTACAAAAAGAAAAAATAGAAGAAAAATTTAA
- a CDS encoding PLP-dependent aminotransferase family protein, producing MKRSFIREILEAIDEETISFAGGLPSENLFPTQDLKEATLKAIENPKVYQYTISNGINELREQIALRYTNEGFATTKENILITTGSQQAMYILAKFFENKDITIEEPSYLGAMNIFRLNSLKMDGVKLEDDGVNIEEFEKSFKKTKLTYLIPDFQNPSATTYSSEKREAVCNIVKKYDGILIEDSPYSELYFDKKSKYISASLPNNSFHLGSFSKTLVPSLRIGWIRADEEKIKSLMIIKESIDLHSCGLSQYILAQYLKDEVKYEKHLQEIRDDYQAKAQFFSQALKTIMPEFKHQTPKGGMFLYGGFEDKKIDTFALVQECLKKKVVYVPANQFYIDKVPNSEIRFNYTHSSFEQIEKGLKLIKSCL from the coding sequence ATGAAAAGATCATTTATTAGAGAGATACTTGAAGCTATTGATGAAGAGACAATTTCATTTGCAGGTGGACTTCCAAGTGAAAATCTATTTCCAACGCAAGATTTAAAAGAAGCAACTTTAAAAGCAATAGAAAATCCAAAAGTTTATCAATACACAATTAGCAATGGAATAAATGAATTAAGAGAACAAATTGCTTTAAGATACACAAATGAAGGATTTGCTACAACAAAAGAGAATATCTTAATTACAACAGGAAGCCAACAAGCAATGTATATTTTGGCAAAATTTTTTGAGAACAAAGATATAACTATTGAAGAACCATCATATTTAGGAGCTATGAATATTTTCAGACTAAATAGTTTAAAAATGGATGGTGTAAAACTTGAAGATGATGGAGTAAACATAGAAGAGTTTGAAAAAAGTTTTAAAAAGACAAAACTTACATACTTAATTCCAGATTTTCAAAATCCAAGTGCTACAACATATAGTAGTGAGAAAAGAGAAGCAGTTTGTAATATAGTAAAAAAATATGATGGAATTTTAATAGAAGATAGTCCATATAGTGAGCTTTATTTTGATAAAAAAAGTAAATATATAAGTGCTAGTTTACCAAATAACTCTTTTCATTTAGGAAGTTTTTCTAAAACTTTAGTTCCAAGTCTTAGAATTGGTTGGATACGAGCAGATGAAGAGAAGATAAAATCTTTAATGATTATAAAAGAGAGTATAGATCTTCACTCTTGTGGTCTTTCACAATATATTTTAGCCCAGTATTTAAAAGATGAAGTAAAATATGAAAAACACTTACAAGAAATTAGAGATGATTATCAAGCAAAAGCTCAATTTTTCTCACAAGCTTTAAAAACTATAATGCCTGAATTTAAGCACCAAACACCAAAAGGTGGAATGTTTTTGTATGGTGGATTTGAAGATAAAAAAATTGATACTTTTGCTCTTGTTCAAGAGTGTTTAAAAAAGAAAGTTGTGTATGTTCCAGCAAATCAGTTTTATATAGATAAAGTTCCAAATAGTGAAATAAGATTTAACTACACGCACTCAAGTTTTGAGCAAATAGAAAAAGGACTTAAACTAATAAAAAGTTGTCTATAA
- a CDS encoding AraC family transcriptional regulator: MKKSTYEKRAKTANDVMNYIYKYIDTNINIDDLSLQLNISKFHLHRVFKEEFGKNIYESIKSIRLEKAANLLITNKFSTITDISNMTGYSSQTSFLRAFKQRFSMTPKEWKNGGYKEYSNKIIEKISISNDLDFSNIEPTIVKMPQMRGYYIRHKGYDKSIKKTWAKLQTWIYTNDIKSYKQMALHHDNPIITPLEDCQYIAIAVLDENEELKDLSLPTLDIPKGIYAKFSLSGKYGDVIKLIQWVYHVWLIDSGYETTTNPSYTIYEKNHFLSLDGEFILDFYLPIKYV, encoded by the coding sequence ATGAAAAAATCTACTTATGAAAAAAGAGCAAAAACTGCAAATGATGTAATGAACTACATTTATAAATATATTGATACAAATATAAATATAGATGATTTAAGTTTACAATTAAATATTAGTAAGTTTCATCTTCACAGAGTTTTTAAAGAGGAGTTTGGAAAAAATATTTATGAAAGCATTAAGTCAATACGACTTGAAAAAGCTGCAAACCTATTAATTACAAATAAGTTTTCAACAATTACTGATATTTCAAATATGACTGGATATAGTTCACAAACATCTTTTTTAAGAGCCTTTAAACAAAGGTTTTCTATGACACCAAAAGAGTGGAAAAATGGTGGTTATAAAGAGTATTCAAATAAAATAATTGAGAAAATATCAATTAGCAATGATTTAGATTTTTCAAATATTGAGCCAACAATTGTTAAAATGCCACAGATGAGAGGATATTATATTAGGCATAAAGGTTATGATAAATCTATTAAAAAAACATGGGCAAAACTTCAAACTTGGATTTATACAAATGATATAAAATCTTATAAACAGATGGCTTTACATCACGATAATCCAATCATTACACCACTTGAAGATTGCCAATATATTGCAATTGCAGTTTTGGATGAAAATGAAGAGTTAAAAGATTTATCCCTTCCAACTTTGGATATTCCAAAGGGAATTTATGCAAAGTTTAGTTTAAGTGGAAAGTATGGAGATGTAATAAAACTAATACAGTGGGTTTATCATGTATGGTTAATTGATAGTGGTTATGAAACAACAACAAATCCATCTTATACGATTTATGAGAAGAATCATTTTTTAAGTTTAGATGGTGAGTTTATTTTGGATTTTTATCTTCCAATAAAATATGTTTAG
- a CDS encoding NUDIX hydrolase, with translation MKSSIEYIANFKTSLDPYNGITILSEDLPKDILEFEQNLKDLIQNVKDNKNLIWIYIDIKKSDFIPITTKFGFTFHSCNSDYILLVKVLKENAIVPNLANHTLGVGAVVINSKNEILLIKEIIRNEYYKLPGGHIDDAEMISQALSREVFEETGVVVDFERIVSIGHFYPHQFHKSNLYVLCLAKPKSLKIDVKDKEEISEAIWLDLDEMFKRDDIHDYTKTIVKSALSGQGLYKSETPILSHLKNEFELFFVKESKN, from the coding sequence ATGAAAAGTAGTATTGAATATATAGCAAATTTTAAAACAAGTCTTGACCCATACAATGGAATTACAATTTTAAGTGAAGATTTACCAAAAGATATTTTGGAATTTGAACAGAATTTAAAAGATTTAATACAAAATGTAAAAGATAATAAAAATTTAATTTGGATCTATATAGATATAAAAAAATCAGACTTTATTCCAATTACTACAAAGTTTGGTTTTACTTTTCACTCTTGCAATAGTGATTATATATTACTTGTAAAAGTTCTAAAAGAGAATGCAATAGTTCCAAATTTGGCAAATCATACTTTAGGAGTAGGTGCTGTTGTTATAAATAGCAAAAATGAGATTTTATTAATTAAAGAGATAATTAGAAATGAGTATTATAAGCTTCCAGGTGGACATATTGATGATGCTGAGATGATTTCTCAAGCTTTGAGTCGAGAAGTTTTTGAAGAAACTGGTGTTGTTGTAGATTTTGAAAGAATTGTATCTATAGGACATTTTTATCCACATCAATTTCATAAATCAAATCTATATGTTTTATGTCTTGCAAAGCCAAAAAGTTTAAAAATAGATGTAAAAGATAAAGAGGAGATTAGTGAAGCTATATGGTTAGATTTAGATGAGATGTTTAAAAGAGATGATATTCATGATTACACAAAAACTATTGTAAAATCAGCATTGAGTGGTCAAGGATTGTATAAAAGTGAAACTCCAATTTTAAGTCATCTTAAAAATGAGTTTGAGCTATTTTTTGTAAAAGAAAGCAAAAACTAA
- a CDS encoding RidA family protein, whose protein sequence is MKKIISTTKAPSAIGPYNQATSFEKLVFTSGQIALDPTTMEIVNGGVQEQTKQVMENLKAVLEEASSSFENVLKTTCYLSNMDNFVAFNEIYGQYFKGETAPARSTVAVKTLPKNVLVEVDVIAFKN, encoded by the coding sequence ATGAAAAAAATAATAAGTACAACAAAAGCTCCAAGTGCGATTGGACCATATAATCAAGCAACTAGTTTTGAGAAATTAGTATTTACATCTGGGCAAATTGCATTAGATCCAACAACTATGGAGATTGTAAATGGTGGAGTTCAAGAGCAGACAAAACAAGTTATGGAAAATTTAAAAGCAGTTTTAGAAGAAGCTTCTAGCTCTTTTGAAAATGTTTTAAAAACAACTTGTTATCTCTCTAATATGGATAATTTTGTAGCTTTCAATGAAATATATGGACAATATTTTAAAGGTGAAACTGCTCCTGCAAGAAGTACAGTTGCAGTTAAAACTTTACCAAAAAATGTTTTAGTTGAAGTAGATGTAATTGCATTTAAAAACTAA
- a CDS encoding threonine/serine exporter family protein: MNFLLQLIIDGAFAATASLGFGMVFNVPKHTLKYCAMGGAIVYSLRTIFLHLNFGIEISTFLASAVIGIIALYWSRKYKIPRPVYTVASIIPILPGTYAFGAMTTLIDINRFGASIELIESFTHNGLKAIAVLIAITFGLVLPSLYFLRLNRPIV; this comes from the coding sequence ATGAATTTTTTATTACAATTAATCATAGATGGTGCTTTTGCTGCAACTGCATCTTTGGGATTTGGTATGGTTTTTAATGTCCCAAAACATACTTTAAAATATTGTGCAATGGGTGGAGCAATAGTATATAGTTTGAGAACAATATTTTTACACTTAAATTTTGGAATTGAAATCTCTACATTTTTAGCTTCAGCAGTGATTGGAATAATCGCTTTATATTGGTCAAGAAAATACAAAATACCAAGACCTGTATATACTGTTGCATCAATCATCCCTATTTTACCAGGGACTTATGCTTTTGGAGCAATGACTACATTAATAGATATAAATAGATTTGGTGCAAGTATTGAATTAATAGAGTCGTTCACGCACAATGGACTTAAAGCTATTGCTGTTTTAATAGCTATAACTTTTGGTTTAGTTCTTCCATCTCTATATTTTTTAAGACTTAATCGCCCTATTGTTTAG
- a CDS encoding threonine/serine exporter family protein encodes MLSYEEQSIITRGIVKAAVLMSEYGAESILIEQTAQRLGKVLGASSVEISLIPSAIVLTTLHHGQSVTTTRRVHHKPINMSIVCQIQKIVLDMEKSDNEVNYDIRYLYTILKQIEPNYYNRWLVVLMVALSCASFAYLQGGDFMSLVITFFASGIAMFTRQELSKRRFVMIIVFGITAFVATIISGLSKIYGFTDTPNIAMAASVLLLAPGFAFVNSFLDSFKGYMMMGWGRWMDGMILTLASSVGIILAIAILGIKA; translated from the coding sequence ATGCTATCTTACGAAGAACAATCTATAATCACAAGAGGTATTGTAAAAGCTGCTGTTTTAATGAGTGAATATGGAGCTGAAAGTATCTTAATAGAACAAACAGCTCAAAGATTAGGAAAAGTTTTAGGTGCTTCAAGTGTCGAAATCTCTTTAATACCATCTGCAATAGTTTTAACAACTCTTCATCATGGGCAATCTGTAACAACAACAAGAAGAGTTCACCATAAACCTATAAATATGAGTATAGTTTGCCAAATTCAAAAAATAGTTTTAGATATGGAAAAATCAGACAATGAAGTTAACTATGATATTAGATATTTATATACTATTTTAAAACAAATTGAACCAAATTACTACAATAGATGGCTAGTTGTTCTTATGGTTGCTCTTAGTTGTGCATCTTTTGCATATTTACAAGGTGGTGATTTTATGTCACTTGTTATAACTTTTTTTGCTTCAGGTATTGCTATGTTTACAAGACAAGAGTTATCAAAAAGAAGATTTGTGATGATTATAGTTTTTGGGATAACTGCTTTTGTAGCTACAATTATTTCTGGATTATCAAAAATATATGGATTTACAGATACTCCAAATATTGCAATGGCAGCTAGTGTACTACTTTTGGCACCTGGATTTGCTTTTGTAAACTCATTTTTAGACTCATTCAAAGGTTATATGATGATGGGTTGGGGAAGATGGATGGATGGTATGATTTTAACACTTGCTTCATCTGTTGGAATTATTTTAGCAATTGCTATTTTAGGAATAAAGGCTTAA
- a CDS encoding 1-aminocyclopropane-1-carboxylate deaminase encodes MKFTNSKTSEIFLNNQRYFVKRDDLIHSDFSGNKARKFYYFLKNDLQGIEKIISHGSNQSNAMYSLSVLCKLKNLKFDYYVSHLPDILSTNPNGNYKEALKNGMNLIIGEIPQHFKENELFISEGGAVKEASFGIEILANEIKSWAKEQNIEDKRLKIFLPSGTGTTALYLQKFLPFEVFTCSCVGDDEYLKEQFLDLEGKNHPKILKKEKKYHFGKLYIEFYLKHLELLKETNIEFDLLYDSLGWIVFEEFIKNLENKDDYIFLYIHQGGVLGNKTMIERYKFKFSNFLESI; translated from the coding sequence ATGAAATTTACAAACTCAAAAACATCTGAAATTTTTTTAAACAATCAAAGATATTTTGTAAAAAGAGATGATTTAATTCATAGTGATTTTAGTGGAAATAAAGCTAGAAAATTTTACTACTTTTTAAAAAATGATTTACAAGGTATTGAAAAAATTATATCTCATGGCTCAAATCAATCAAATGCAATGTACTCACTATCTGTTTTATGTAAATTAAAAAATCTAAAATTTGACTACTATGTATCCCATTTACCAGATATTTTATCTACAAATCCAAATGGAAACTACAAAGAAGCACTTAAAAATGGTATGAATTTAATTATTGGTGAAATTCCACAACATTTTAAAGAAAATGAGTTATTCATAAGTGAAGGAGGAGCTGTTAAAGAGGCTAGCTTTGGAATAGAAATATTAGCAAATGAGATAAAATCTTGGGCAAAAGAGCAAAATATTGAAGATAAAAGATTAAAAATATTTTTACCAAGTGGAACTGGAACAACTGCTTTATATTTACAAAAGTTTCTACCTTTTGAAGTCTTTACTTGCTCTTGTGTAGGAGATGATGAGTACTTAAAAGAGCAGTTTTTAGATTTGGAAGGAAAAAATCATCCAAAAATTTTAAAAAAAGAGAAAAAATACCATTTTGGGAAACTCTATATTGAGTTTTATTTGAAACATTTAGAGCTTTTAAAAGAGACAAATATAGAGTTTGACCTTCTTTATGATAGTTTAGGATGGATTGTTTTTGAAGAGTTTATAAAAAATTTAGAAAATAAAGATGACTATATATTTTTGTATATTCATCAAGGTGGAGTTTTGGGAAATAAAACTATGATAGAAAGATATAAGTTTAAATTTTCAAACTTTTTAGAATCTATTTAA
- a CDS encoding MotA/TolQ/ExbB proton channel family protein produces the protein MNLLEFIDKGGIIVYILIFLNIIGFTIIIWKFTTLPQVNKTIAKIASRLDFNHSINAQIEYEVKKLETGLVIIKNIAIISPLLGLLGTVVGIYSSFEEITIKGLGDPTIFSGGIAVALITTIAGIIVSIPHQIAYNHFISLVDKIEIKAKKELVKEENR, from the coding sequence ATGAACTTATTAGAATTTATAGACAAGGGTGGGATTATCGTCTATATTTTAATTTTTTTAAATATTATTGGATTTACAATAATTATTTGGAAATTTACAACTCTTCCACAGGTAAATAAAACAATAGCAAAAATAGCTTCAAGATTGGATTTTAACCACTCAATAAATGCACAAATTGAGTATGAAGTAAAAAAGCTTGAAACTGGGCTTGTAATTATAAAAAATATTGCAATAATCTCTCCACTTCTAGGACTTTTAGGAACTGTTGTTGGAATTTATAGCTCATTTGAAGAGATAACTATAAAGGGTTTAGGAGATCCTACAATATTTTCAGGTGGAATTGCAGTTGCTCTTATTACAACTATTGCTGGGATTATCGTATCAATTCCTCATCAAATAGCTTATAATCACTTCATTAGCCTTGTTGATAAAATAGAGATAAAAGCTAAAAAAGAGTTAGTAAAAGAAGAGAATAGATGA
- a CDS encoding ExbD/TolR family protein, translating into MKRREHLGLDLTPIIDVVFILLIFFIVTSVFKKEELALMLELPSSNAKSMQVKQEQIFIELSVDKMAIRGIEVSFSSLEDNLKSIKNKDEPVIVRIDKKVPYEKVVKVLDLLQKYSLNNLALVTNEEKK; encoded by the coding sequence ATGAAACGAAGAGAGCATTTGGGACTTGATTTAACACCAATTATTGATGTTGTTTTTATTCTTTTAATATTTTTTATAGTTACAAGTGTTTTCAAAAAAGAGGAACTAGCTCTTATGCTTGAACTTCCTAGCTCAAATGCAAAAAGTATGCAAGTAAAACAGGAGCAAATTTTTATAGAGCTTAGTGTAGATAAAATGGCTATTAGAGGTATTGAAGTCTCATTTTCTTCACTAGAAGATAATCTAAAAAGTATAAAAAATAAAGATGAACCTGTAATTGTGAGAATTGATAAAAAAGTACCATATGAAAAAGTTGTAAAAGTTCTTGATTTACTTCAAAAATATAGTTTGAATAATTTGGCTTTGGTTACGAATGAAGAGAAGAAATAA